A single Xenopus laevis strain J_2021 chromosome 3S, Xenopus_laevis_v10.1, whole genome shotgun sequence DNA region contains:
- the angpt4.S gene encoding angiopoietin 4 S homeolog precursor (The RefSeq protein has 1 substitution compared to this genomic sequence): MGLSYRLGCLLFLSVHVKWISAQIFPTQSPLGYDCSNIWERNNESVSGVYTIKPLGASTSFQVFCDMKADGGWTLIQRHNGLDGLVFSRTWAEYKQGFGNVTGEHWLGLDSMYLLTNQEDRTSELLISLDAFGDSLGAFSLYSSFNVGPESKLYQLSVGIYSGTAGDAFRVGNSNQDGSYFSTKDKDNDNCNTCKIGDTRFTSCSRYQSNSGWWFSSCGNANLNGQWRPQENNVGWASSVYWGTYRATESLKYSNMFVKTY; the protein is encoded by the exons ATGGGCCTTTCTTACCGTCTTGGATGTCTGCTGTTCTTGAGTGTGCACGTGAAGTGGATTTCAGCACAG ATTTTCCCCACACAGAGCCCTCTAG gctATGACTGTTCAAACATCTGGGAAAGAAACAATGAATCTGTTAGTGGGGTTTACACAATAAAACCTCTAGGAGCCAGCACATCTTTTCAG GTATTCTGTGATATGAAAGCTGATGGGGGCTGGACACTCATTCAGAGACATAACGGACTAGATGGTCTAGTGTTCAGCAGAACTTGGGCTGAATACAAACAGGGATTTGGAAATGTCACTG GAGAGCACTGGCTGGGACTGGATAGCATGTATCTTCTGACCAACCAAGAAGACAGAACCTCTGAGCTGTTAATCAGCCTTGATGCTTTTGGTGATAGCCTTGGCGCCTTCTCCTTGTACAGCTCATTTAACGTTGGTCCTGAAAGCAAATTGTACCAGCTCTCCGTAGGAATATATTCTGGAACTGCAG GAGATGCTTTTAGAGTGGGGAACAGCAATCAAGATGGCAGCTATTTTAGCACCAAAGATAAGGACAATGACAACTGTAATACATGCAAGATTGGTGACACCAGGTTTACCAGTTGCAGTCGCTACCAGTCTAATTCTGGATGGTGGTTTAGCAGTTGCGGCAATGCGAATCTGAATGGTCAGTGGCGCCCTCAAGGAAATAATGTGGGTTGGGCCTCTTCAGTGTACTGGGGGACATACAGAGCCACGGAATCTTTGAAATACAGCAACATGTTTGTAAAAACGTATTGA
- the LOC108713173 gene encoding angiopoietin-related protein 5 isoform X2 has product MNLLKLNQIGCLLLLGLHVQYVIAQVDPAQGYDCSNIWERNNNSISGIYTIKPLGALTSFQVFCTMEAYGGWTLMQRHNGQDGLFFDRTWADYKLGFGNLSGEHWLGLDKIYMLTNQYGRTSKLLITLASFDENEASALYSSFIVGPESTLYQLSVGEYSGSAGDAFRVGNSNQDGSYFSTKDKDNVNCNTCKIGDTRFTSCSRYQSNSGWWFSSCGNANLNGQWCPQGNNVGWASSVYWGTYRATESLKYSNMFVGNDPSIS; this is encoded by the exons ATGAACCTGTTAAAATTGAACCAGATTGGCTGCCTACTGTTGTTGGGACTTCATGTTCAATATGTTATAGCTCAG GTTGATCCTGCTCAAG GTTATGACTGTTCAAACATCTGGGAAAGGAACAACAACTCTATTAGTGGAATTTACACAATAAAACCTCTGGGGGCCTTAACATCTTTTCAG GTGTTCTGTACAATGGAAGCTTATGGGGGCTGGACACTCATGCAGAGACACAATGGACAAGATGGTCTATTCTTCGACAGAACATGGGCTGATTACAAACTAGGATTTGGAAACCTCTCTG GTGAACACTGGCTAGGATTAGATAAAATCTATATGTTGACCAACCAGTATGGCAGAACCTCTAAGCTGCTCATCACCCTTGCCTCCTTTGATGAAAATGAAGCCTCTGCCTTGTACAGCTCATTCATAGTTGGTCCTGAGAGCACATTGTACCAGCTCTCTGTGGGAGAATATTCTGGAAGTGCGG GAGATGCTTTTAGAGTGGGGAACAGCAATCAAGATGGCAGCTATTTTAGCACCAAAGATAAGGACAATGTCAACTGTAATACATGCAAGATTGGTGACACCAGGTTTACAAGTTGCAGTCGCTACCAGTCTAATTCTGGATGGTGGTTTAGCAGCTGCGGCAATGCGAATCTGAATGGTCAGTGGTGCCCTCAAGGAAATAATGTGGGCTGGGCCTCTTCAGTGTACTGGGGGACATACAGAGCCACGGAATCACTGAAATACAGTAACATGTTTGTTGGAAATGATCCCTCTATTTCATAA
- the LOC108713173 gene encoding angiopoietin-related protein 5 isoform X1 yields MGRAAEDLLHFCCLVSALWRMNLLKLNQIGCLLLLGLHVQYVIAQVDPAQGYDCSNIWERNNNSISGIYTIKPLGALTSFQVFCTMEAYGGWTLMQRHNGQDGLFFDRTWADYKLGFGNLSGEHWLGLDKIYMLTNQYGRTSKLLITLASFDENEASALYSSFIVGPESTLYQLSVGEYSGSAGDAFRVGNSNQDGSYFSTKDKDNVNCNTCKIGDTRFTSCSRYQSNSGWWFSSCGNANLNGQWCPQGNNVGWASSVYWGTYRATESLKYSNMFVGNDPSIS; encoded by the exons ATGGGGAGGGCTGCAGAAGATCTATTACACTTTTGCTGCCTGGTCTCAGCTCT ttggaGAATGAACCTGTTAAAATTGAACCAGATTGGCTGCCTACTGTTGTTGGGACTTCATGTTCAATATGTTATAGCTCAG GTTGATCCTGCTCAAG GTTATGACTGTTCAAACATCTGGGAAAGGAACAACAACTCTATTAGTGGAATTTACACAATAAAACCTCTGGGGGCCTTAACATCTTTTCAG GTGTTCTGTACAATGGAAGCTTATGGGGGCTGGACACTCATGCAGAGACACAATGGACAAGATGGTCTATTCTTCGACAGAACATGGGCTGATTACAAACTAGGATTTGGAAACCTCTCTG GTGAACACTGGCTAGGATTAGATAAAATCTATATGTTGACCAACCAGTATGGCAGAACCTCTAAGCTGCTCATCACCCTTGCCTCCTTTGATGAAAATGAAGCCTCTGCCTTGTACAGCTCATTCATAGTTGGTCCTGAGAGCACATTGTACCAGCTCTCTGTGGGAGAATATTCTGGAAGTGCGG GAGATGCTTTTAGAGTGGGGAACAGCAATCAAGATGGCAGCTATTTTAGCACCAAAGATAAGGACAATGTCAACTGTAATACATGCAAGATTGGTGACACCAGGTTTACAAGTTGCAGTCGCTACCAGTCTAATTCTGGATGGTGGTTTAGCAGCTGCGGCAATGCGAATCTGAATGGTCAGTGGTGCCCTCAAGGAAATAATGTGGGCTGGGCCTCTTCAGTGTACTGGGGGACATACAGAGCCACGGAATCACTGAAATACAGTAACATGTTTGTTGGAAATGATCCCTCTATTTCATAA
- the mrpl42.S gene encoding 39S ribosomal protein L42, mitochondrial, with translation MAAALVTAGRLRTLSCAALRSGLSAVCRFRHKEPIADGITNPLRYKSTYSALPDDYNCKVELALTSDGKTIVCYHPSVEVPYEHTKPLPQKDPLTSHTETHELVLKARLNDVKAKPEPTIEELSKMFYTTKHRWYPVGQYHRRRMKQEHPKDR, from the exons ATGGCAGCCGCGCTGGTGACAGCCGGTCGGCTGAGGACTTTGAGCTGCGCGGCTCTTCGCTCAGGGCTCTCGGCAGTATGCCGCTTTCGACATAAGGAGCCGATCGCAG atggaaTCACGAATCCACTTCGTTACAAATCAACATATTCAGCACTTCCAGATGATTACAACTG CAAAGTGGAGTTGGCCCTGACATCAGATGGGAAAACAATTGTCTGTTACCATCCATCGGTTGAAGTCCCGTATGAACACACAAAG CCTCTTCCTCAGAAGGACCCATTAACCAGCCACACAGAAACACATGAGCTTGTCCTAAAGGCCAGACTTAATGATGTTAAAGCTAAACCTGAGCCAACGATAGAAGAGCTTAGCAAAATGTTTTACACAACCAAACATCGTTGGTATCCGGTGGGACA ATACCACAGAAGGCGTATGAAGCAAGAACACCCAAAGGACCGATGA